The following proteins are co-located in the Deinococcus metallilatus genome:
- a CDS encoding VOC family protein, translated as MKTILAFVTLHTPDYPAARAYFTEVLGFEPTEERPGANAFVQASGAGLAIREDREARPPLGVGVTAYFIVPDLENYHTQLARRGAEIVEPPHDMPFGRTFTVKTPDGHRLGFYEA; from the coding sequence ATGAAAACCATTCTCGCTTTTGTCACCCTGCATACGCCCGATTACCCGGCGGCCCGCGCCTACTTCACCGAGGTGCTGGGCTTCGAGCCGACCGAGGAGCGCCCCGGCGCGAACGCTTTCGTGCAGGCGAGCGGTGCCGGGCTGGCGATCCGTGAAGACCGTGAGGCCAGACCGCCGCTCGGTGTGGGTGTGACCGCCTATTTCATCGTGCCGGATCTGGAGAACTACCACACGCAACTCGCCCGGCGCGGCGCGGAGATTGTTGAACCGCCGCACGACATGCCCTTTGGCCGTACTTTCACCGTAAAGACCCCTGACGGCCACCGGCTCGGCTTCTACGAGGCCTGA
- a CDS encoding helix-turn-helix transcriptional regulator yields the protein MNRTDRLFALLLELRGEGWTPAEDLALTFGVSVRTVYRDMLALGEAGVPLVSLPGKGYRLLEGYFLPPLHLTVEEAVMLTLGGDAVRGAFDAEYAQALTSALRKLEAALPEGKRVEVAELRRHLRVIPPDESGDAELLRRLRAAVLGRRAVTFAYHKPDAPVETRKVYPLSLIHLHGVWLLGAFDPARGARRTFRLTRMAEVRLLPQTFELDPRWRAGLAPERERRGVQVRLQFPHELRRAVRERPHFFQMAEQDVAGGFEVILQIRDLRDVLAWVLSWGAGVRVLEPPELREQVREEARRMLLT from the coding sequence ATGAACCGGACGGACCGCCTCTTCGCGTTGCTGCTTGAACTTCGCGGAGAGGGCTGGACGCCCGCCGAAGACCTGGCCCTCACCTTTGGTGTCAGCGTGCGGACCGTTTACCGCGACATGCTGGCTCTGGGCGAGGCAGGTGTGCCGCTGGTCAGCTTGCCGGGCAAGGGCTACCGCCTGCTCGAAGGCTATTTCCTGCCACCGCTTCACCTGACGGTGGAAGAGGCGGTGATGCTGACCCTCGGCGGCGACGCGGTGCGGGGGGCTTTCGATGCCGAGTACGCCCAGGCGTTGACCTCGGCGCTGCGCAAACTGGAGGCGGCTCTCCCCGAGGGCAAGCGTGTGGAAGTGGCCGAATTGCGCCGTCACCTGCGCGTGATTCCACCGGATGAGAGCGGGGACGCCGAGTTGCTGCGGCGGTTACGCGCTGCCGTGCTGGGCCGCCGCGCCGTGACCTTCGCCTATCACAAGCCGGATGCCCCTGTGGAAACGCGAAAGGTCTATCCCCTCTCCCTGATTCACCTGCATGGCGTCTGGCTCCTGGGTGCGTTCGACCCGGCACGCGGCGCGCGGCGGACTTTCCGCCTCACCCGGATGGCCGAAGTGCGCCTGTTGCCGCAGACGTTCGAGCTTGACCCCCGCTGGCGGGCCGGTCTCGCTCCAGAACGCGAGCGGCGGGGAGTGCAGGTCCGCTTGCAGTTTCCCCACGAACTCAGGCGGGCCGTGCGGGAGCGGCCGCATTTCTTCCAGATGGCAGAACAGGATGTGGCGGGCGGTTTTGAAGTAATCCTCCAGATCCGTGACCTGCGTGACGTTCTCGCCTGGGTATTGTCGTGGGGCGCGGGCGTCCGGGTATTGGAGCCACCCGAACTGCGCGAGCAGGTCCGTGAGGAAGCGCGGCGGATGCTCCTGACATAG